In Magnolia sinica isolate HGM2019 chromosome 12, MsV1, whole genome shotgun sequence, a single genomic region encodes these proteins:
- the LOC131219904 gene encoding peroxynitrite isomerase Rv2717c-like, with protein sequence MDGGGIAMHPAIVPLAHLLGKWRGQGEGGYPTINSFQHGEELTFSHSGKPVNAYSQKTWKLASGEPMHAESGYWQPKTDGSIEVIIAQSTGLVEVQGTYDTGNKVVKLQSELVGNASKVKEITRVFEVVNGELSYVVQVANICMIFNHI encoded by the coding sequence ATGGACGGTGGTGGAATCGCGATGCATCCGGCCATTGTTCCTCTGGCCCACTTGCTGGGCAAGTGGAGAGGCCAAGGTGAAGGCGGATACCCCACCATCAACTCCTTCCAGCACGGTGAGGAACTCACCTTCTCCCACTCCGGAAAGCCTGTAAATGCCTATTCTCAGAAGACGTGGAAATTGGCTTCTGGAGAGCCTATGCATGCTGAAAGCGGTTATTGGCAACCCAAAACCGATGGATCAATTGAAGTCATAATTGCTCAGAGCACTGGTCTTGTGGAGGTTCAGGGGACCTATGATACTGGAAATAAAGTTGTGAAGCTTCAAAGTGAACTTGTAGGAAATGCATCTAAGGTGAAGGAGATTACTCGGGTATTCGAGGTTGTCAACGGTGAATTATCTTATGTGGTTCAGGTGGCTAACATTTGCATGATCTTCAACCACATCTAA